The Miltoncostaea oceani genome includes a region encoding these proteins:
- a CDS encoding flagellar hook-basal body complex protein FliE, with translation MTPLPPISALAPMPFGPMAAGAVQGAGETSPAPAAAGGFGDMLAGAISGLNGQMVGSERLSEQAATGGLADPTVALVAVEKADLAFNTAVQVRNKLVEGWQELSRMSV, from the coding sequence GTGACCCCGCTCCCCCCGATCTCCGCGCTCGCCCCGATGCCGTTCGGCCCGATGGCGGCCGGCGCGGTCCAGGGCGCGGGCGAGACGTCCCCCGCCCCGGCCGCGGCCGGCGGCTTCGGCGACATGCTCGCCGGCGCCATCTCCGGCCTCAACGGCCAGATGGTCGGTTCGGAGCGCCTGTCGGAGCAGGCCGCCACCGGCGGGCTCGCCGACCCGACGGTCGCGCTCGTCGCGGTCGAGAAGGCCGACCTGGCCTTCAACACCGCGGTGCAGGTCCGCAACAAGCTCGTCGAGGGCTGGCAGGAACTCAGCCGGATGTCGGTCTAG
- the flgC gene encoding flagellar basal body rod protein FlgC: MGMYAALGISATGLAAERLRMDVIANNLANADSTNGVGDAYRRKVVQMSTAPGGAAFALPRPAGIESTAGAADLHGVSVTGIAEDPTPLRRVYEPGHPDADTDGYVTRPNVNAVTEMVDMVAATRAFQANVTAFEATKSMARDSLRIIT, encoded by the coding sequence ATGGGCATGTACGCCGCACTCGGCATCAGCGCCACCGGCCTGGCCGCCGAACGCCTCCGCATGGACGTGATCGCCAACAACCTGGCCAACGCCGACAGCACCAACGGCGTCGGCGACGCCTACCGCCGCAAGGTCGTCCAGATGTCGACGGCCCCGGGGGGCGCGGCGTTCGCGCTGCCCCGCCCCGCCGGCATCGAGAGCACCGCCGGCGCCGCCGACCTGCACGGCGTGTCCGTGACGGGGATCGCCGAGGACCCGACGCCGCTGCGTCGCGTCTACGAGCCCGGCCACCCCGACGCCGACACCGACGGGTACGTCACCCGGCCGAACGTCAACGCCGTCACCGAGATGGTGGACATGGTCGCCGCGACCCGCGCCTTCCAGGCGAACGTCACAGCGTTCGAGGCCACCAAGTCGATGGCCCGCGACTCCCTCCGGATCATCACGTGA
- the flgB gene encoding flagellar basal body rod protein FlgB: MFPDDLTTEVLTASLRGHDARNAALVNNIANAETPGYKRIDVQFESALAEAVQSDRERIRRGSMGESSFLGAAGEVEGSAPSVRSVGTTTMRVDGSNVDADDEMAQLSANQLAHQTVVSLLDKRFSQFRTAITGR, from the coding sequence ATGTTCCCCGACGACCTCACCACCGAGGTGCTGACCGCGTCGCTGCGTGGCCACGACGCCCGCAACGCCGCCCTCGTCAACAACATCGCCAACGCCGAGACCCCCGGCTACAAGCGGATCGACGTCCAGTTCGAGTCCGCCCTCGCCGAGGCCGTCCAGAGCGACCGCGAGCGCATCCGCCGCGGGTCGATGGGGGAGTCGTCGTTCCTCGGCGCCGCCGGCGAGGTCGAGGGCTCCGCGCCGTCGGTCCGCTCCGTCGGCACCACCACCATGCGCGTCGACGGCAGCAACGTCGACGCCGACGACGAGATGGCGCAGCTCAGCGCCAACCAGCTCGCGCACCAGACCGTCGTCTCGCTGCTCGACAAGCGCTTCTCGCAGTTCCGCACGGCCATCACCGGCCGTTGA
- a CDS encoding HDOD domain-containing protein: MNTITRLTAQEVAAAVAELPAMPSSITQVISACDDHDMTVGQLSQVILGDQSLTANILKLANSAFYGHARRVTTVTEAVVLLGFSAIKSLAISSHTSRLLSGALPGYGLQAGELWRHSISVAFTARRLAVEVQLAPVEEAFVAGLLHDIGKSILSAHLEHAFDEVTRVAQERRLPFHEVERELLGFDHAELGAHVAAAWSFPAELEEAIRHHHSPGEATLKPRLAHCIHLADAACMMLGVGLGTDGMMYGIDPASMAALGVGPDRLVQLMEDVAPLIADDPYGFA; this comes from the coding sequence ATGAACACCATCACACGACTCACCGCCCAGGAGGTCGCGGCCGCGGTCGCCGAGCTCCCGGCGATGCCGTCGAGCATCACCCAGGTGATCTCCGCGTGCGACGACCACGACATGACGGTCGGCCAGCTCTCGCAGGTCATCCTCGGCGACCAGAGCCTGACGGCGAACATCCTGAAGCTCGCCAACTCGGCGTTCTACGGCCACGCCCGTCGCGTCACCACGGTCACGGAGGCCGTCGTGCTGCTCGGGTTCTCCGCCATCAAGAGCCTCGCCATCTCGAGCCACACGTCGCGGCTCCTCAGCGGGGCCCTGCCCGGCTACGGGTTGCAGGCCGGTGAGCTGTGGCGCCACTCGATCTCCGTCGCCTTCACCGCGCGGCGCCTCGCCGTCGAGGTGCAGCTCGCGCCGGTGGAGGAGGCCTTCGTCGCCGGCCTGCTGCACGACATCGGGAAGTCGATCCTGTCGGCGCACCTCGAGCACGCCTTCGACGAGGTCACCCGCGTCGCCCAGGAGCGGCGCCTGCCGTTCCACGAGGTCGAGCGGGAGCTGCTCGGCTTCGACCACGCCGAGCTCGGCGCGCACGTCGCCGCGGCATGGAGCTTCCCGGCGGAGCTGGAGGAGGCGATCCGCCACCACCACTCACCCGGCGAGGCCACCCTCAAGCCGCGGCTCGCGCACTGCATCCACCTCGCCGACGCCGCCTGCATGATGCTCGGCGTCGGCCTCGGCACCGACGGGATGATGTACGGCATCGACCCCGCGTCGATGGCCGCCCTCGGCGTCGGCCCGGACCGCCTCGTCCAGCTGATGGAGGACGTCGCCCCGCTCATCGCCGACGACCCCTACGGGTTCGCCTGA
- the fliS gene encoding flagellar export chaperone FliS: MHSIPSLEQVQSASPEDLVLMLFEGAVSFGRQAQHALDQGDRGKGAALVGRVRAIVEELDRGLNPAAGSITRHLGAIYEYVLRRLDPDTVEAVTVGEVVADLLVLCEAWSALVAERQAEAESHTSAPALA, encoded by the coding sequence ATGCACAGCATTCCGTCTCTCGAGCAGGTCCAGTCCGCCTCCCCGGAGGACCTCGTCCTCATGCTCTTCGAGGGCGCCGTCTCCTTCGGCCGCCAGGCCCAGCACGCCCTCGACCAGGGGGACCGTGGGAAGGGCGCCGCCCTCGTCGGCCGCGTCCGCGCGATCGTCGAGGAGCTCGACCGGGGCCTGAACCCGGCCGCCGGCTCCATCACGCGCCACCTCGGCGCCATCTACGAGTACGTGCTCCGCCGTCTCGACCCCGACACCGTCGAGGCCGTGACCGTGGGCGAGGTCGTCGCCGACCTCCTCGTGCTCTGCGAGGCGTGGAGCGCGCTGGTCGCCGAACGCCAGGCCGAGGCCGAGTCGCACACCTCCGCGCCCGCCCTGGCCTGA
- the glgP gene encoding alpha-glucan family phosphorylase, which translates to MKVHEVDVHPALPERIAWLGEIARNVWSSWSPEAGDLFQRLDPEAWERLGHNPVALLRGLPQEALDAAAADESFVAMVARVARRLDAYTSDPGWLVPANPDAEGMLVAYFSLEFGLDAGIPLYSGGLGILAGDHLKSASDLGVPLVGVGLLYRGGYFRQALGPDGGQRERYPATDWSDLPLADVVGADGRPVVLEVAIGDETVRAAVRRIQVGRVPLLLLDADIDGNSPEARLITSTLYGGDRDLRIRQEVLLGVGGVRALAAAGMEPTVFHMNEGHSALLALERMRALIAATAMTSVEAREQVIGSTVFTTHTPVPAGNETFDPALARTYLEPLAVAAGLSWDELSALAAHPDEGESAFGMTPLALRTSGYANGVAALHGDTSRRMWRGLWPQLPIDEVPISSITNGIHTPSWLSREMHELLDRYIGPGLRERPEDPAVWDKADTIPAGELWRVHELRRERLVLFARERLRTQLARQGSRRVASRAAGDALRPDALTICFARRFATYKRADLLFRDPERLARLLDDERRPVQFIVAGKAHPMDGPGKDLLRTVVQESQRPRLRDRIVFLEDYDMHVARYLVQGADVWLNVPRRPLEASGTSGMKAAVNGCLNLSVLDGWWAEGYSPECGWAIGSGEQYDDPEENDAVEAEALYTLLEREVVPAFYARDASGRPREWTTMMTASIRRLGGAFSTGRMVRDYAERAYIPAHRAAVSLGADGGKGARALAAWRERMRAAWPTVGVRSSLRGADGTVPVGTDVAVEVLATLGDLSIDDVRVEVVAGLADGQGGLIPRRVVAGVHEGAQGDEQRFLAVVPAAESGRLAVAARVVPLRPDGAGPEPDFLITWEPND; encoded by the coding sequence ATGAAGGTCCACGAGGTCGACGTCCACCCGGCGCTACCGGAGCGCATCGCCTGGCTCGGTGAGATCGCCCGCAACGTCTGGTCATCGTGGAGCCCGGAGGCGGGCGACCTGTTCCAGCGGCTCGACCCGGAGGCGTGGGAGCGGCTCGGGCACAACCCCGTGGCGTTGCTGCGCGGCCTGCCGCAGGAGGCGCTCGACGCCGCGGCCGCCGACGAGAGCTTCGTGGCGATGGTGGCGCGCGTCGCGCGGCGCCTCGACGCCTACACCTCCGACCCCGGCTGGCTCGTCCCGGCGAACCCCGACGCCGAGGGCATGCTCGTCGCGTACTTCTCGCTCGAGTTCGGCCTCGACGCCGGCATCCCGCTCTACTCCGGCGGCCTCGGCATCCTCGCCGGCGACCACCTGAAGTCGGCGTCGGACCTCGGCGTCCCCCTCGTCGGCGTCGGTCTGCTGTACCGCGGCGGCTACTTCCGCCAGGCCCTCGGGCCCGACGGCGGCCAGCGCGAGCGCTACCCGGCGACCGACTGGTCCGACCTGCCGCTCGCCGACGTCGTCGGCGCCGACGGCCGTCCGGTGGTGCTGGAGGTCGCGATCGGCGACGAGACGGTCCGCGCGGCGGTGCGCCGCATCCAGGTGGGCCGGGTGCCGCTGCTGCTGCTCGACGCCGACATCGACGGCAACTCGCCGGAGGCCCGGCTGATCACGAGCACCCTTTACGGCGGGGACCGCGACCTGCGGATCCGCCAGGAGGTCCTCCTCGGCGTCGGCGGCGTGCGCGCCCTGGCGGCGGCGGGGATGGAGCCGACGGTCTTCCACATGAACGAGGGCCACTCGGCGCTGCTCGCGCTCGAGCGGATGCGGGCCCTGATCGCCGCGACGGCGATGACGTCCGTCGAGGCGCGGGAGCAGGTCATCGGGTCGACGGTCTTCACGACCCACACTCCCGTGCCCGCCGGGAACGAGACGTTCGACCCGGCCCTGGCGCGGACGTACCTGGAGCCCCTCGCGGTGGCGGCCGGCCTGTCGTGGGACGAGCTGTCGGCGCTCGCGGCGCACCCCGACGAGGGGGAGTCGGCGTTCGGCATGACGCCCCTCGCCCTCCGGACGTCGGGGTACGCGAACGGGGTGGCGGCGCTCCACGGCGACACGTCGCGGCGCATGTGGCGGGGGCTGTGGCCCCAGCTGCCGATCGACGAGGTCCCGATCTCGAGCATCACGAACGGCATCCACACCCCGAGCTGGCTGAGCCGTGAGATGCACGAGCTGCTCGACCGCTACATCGGCCCCGGCCTGCGGGAGCGGCCGGAGGACCCGGCGGTGTGGGACAAGGCCGACACGATCCCGGCGGGGGAGCTGTGGCGGGTGCACGAGCTGCGCCGCGAGCGCCTCGTGCTGTTCGCGCGGGAGCGCCTGCGCACCCAGCTCGCCCGTCAGGGGTCGCGCCGCGTCGCGAGCCGCGCCGCCGGTGACGCGCTGCGTCCCGACGCCCTCACCATCTGCTTCGCCCGCCGGTTCGCCACCTACAAGCGGGCGGACCTGCTGTTCCGCGACCCGGAGCGCCTCGCCCGCCTGCTCGACGACGAGCGCCGCCCCGTCCAGTTCATCGTCGCCGGCAAGGCCCACCCGATGGACGGCCCCGGCAAGGACCTCCTGCGGACGGTGGTGCAGGAGAGCCAGCGCCCGCGGCTGCGCGACCGCATCGTGTTCCTCGAGGACTACGACATGCACGTCGCCCGGTACCTCGTGCAGGGCGCCGACGTGTGGCTGAACGTGCCGCGTCGTCCGCTGGAGGCGTCCGGCACCAGCGGGATGAAGGCCGCGGTGAACGGGTGCCTGAACCTGTCGGTGCTCGACGGCTGGTGGGCGGAGGGCTACTCGCCGGAGTGCGGGTGGGCGATCGGCAGCGGCGAGCAGTACGACGACCCGGAGGAGAACGACGCCGTCGAGGCGGAGGCGCTCTACACGCTCCTGGAGCGCGAGGTGGTGCCGGCGTTCTACGCACGCGACGCCTCCGGCCGGCCGCGTGAGTGGACGACGATGATGACCGCGTCGATCCGCCGCCTCGGCGGGGCGTTCAGCACGGGGCGGATGGTGCGCGACTACGCCGAGCGGGCGTACATCCCCGCGCACCGGGCGGCGGTGTCGCTCGGCGCCGACGGGGGGAAGGGCGCCCGCGCCCTCGCCGCCTGGCGGGAGCGGATGAGGGCCGCGTGGCCGACGGTGGGGGTGAGGAGCTCCCTGCGCGGCGCCGACGGGACCGTCCCCGTCGGCACCGACGTCGCCGTCGAGGTGCTCGCGACCCTCGGCGACCTGTCGATCGACGACGTCCGCGTCGAGGTCGTCGCCGGCCTCGCCGACGGGCAGGGGGGGCTGATCCCCCGCCGCGTCGTCGCCGGCGTGCACGAGGGCGCCCAGGGTGACGAGCAGCGCTTCCTCGCCGTCGTCCCGGCCGCGGAGAGCGGCCGCCTCGCCGTCGCCGCCCGCGTCGTCCCCCTCCGCCCCGACGGCGCCGGCCCCGAGCCGGACTTCCTCATCACCTGGGAGCCGAACGACTGA
- the fliT gene encoding flagellar protein FliT, with product MLADLRRLRELQLAQARALAGADLERLAVLDAERRVLQARIVPGDAPPLGSADLAEVRALVDVLRRDQEELAQRAAAARDALRGELGSLRAGRSALAGYRPPATGHSLYLDRSR from the coding sequence TTGCTGGCTGACCTCCGCCGCCTGCGCGAGCTGCAGCTCGCGCAGGCCCGGGCCCTCGCGGGGGCCGACCTCGAGCGCCTCGCGGTGCTCGACGCGGAGCGCCGTGTGCTGCAGGCGCGCATCGTCCCCGGCGACGCGCCGCCCCTCGGCTCCGCCGACCTCGCCGAGGTGCGCGCCCTCGTCGACGTGCTCCGCCGCGACCAGGAGGAGCTGGCCCAGCGGGCCGCGGCGGCGCGCGACGCGCTGCGCGGCGAGCTCGGCTCCCTGCGCGCCGGGCGCTCCGCACTGGCGGGGTACCGGCCCCCGGCGACGGGCCACTCGCTCTACCTCGACCGCTCCCGCTAG
- the fliS gene encoding flagellar export chaperone FliS, which yields MLTELRQYTNHTAQTATPGQLVVMLYDGFLRFSAQSKAAFARGDVGEAGMRLTRAQAIVTELRVTLDMTQGPIAQNLASIYEYVGERLTAARLSQDTAQIDEAVRHMSELRSAWVQIAATARPASERRGPVLGVNLAG from the coding sequence TTGCTGACCGAGCTGCGGCAGTACACGAACCACACCGCCCAGACGGCGACCCCGGGTCAGCTCGTCGTGATGCTCTACGACGGGTTCCTGCGGTTCTCGGCGCAGTCGAAGGCCGCGTTCGCTCGCGGCGACGTCGGCGAGGCCGGCATGCGGCTGACCCGCGCCCAGGCGATCGTGACGGAGCTGCGCGTGACGCTCGACATGACCCAGGGCCCCATCGCCCAGAACCTGGCGAGCATCTACGAGTACGTCGGTGAGCGCCTCACCGCCGCCCGCCTGTCGCAGGACACCGCCCAGATCGACGAGGCCGTCCGCCACATGTCGGAGCTGCGCTCGGCGTGGGTCCAGATCGCCGCGACCGCCCGGCCCGCCTCGGAGCGCCGCGGCCCGGTGCTCGGCGTCAACCTTGCTGGCTGA